A window of Rosa rugosa chromosome 7, drRosRugo1.1, whole genome shotgun sequence genomic DNA:
aaaaatgGAAAATTGTGATGAGTACTTtttgcaaaacaagcaagatGGCAAAATCTATGCCTCAAGGACTATGGCAAAATGACCAAATTAGGCATTTGGTAAGGAGTACAATTTCAAACGGATGAACAAATAGTTGGAACAATTTTAGTTAAGGTGATACCTAAAGATCAAGAGACAAACCAATTAATTTCAAGGCTACAACTCATCAGAAACACATGACCAATCCAGTTTAGCTTTCTGCATTGTTACTTATTTGCGTTATCGTTGTTAACTTTGCTTAATTTACATACTGTTTCAACTGTCTCATGATTTCTTTTTGCTCAATCTGAATTGCATGAGCTTCAAAACGTAATTGTGCAGAAGTCAAAAAAATGCAGAATCTGTAGACTCTACGAAATCTACCAATGAGACAAGAAGGTATACTATCAAAGTCTGGCTCTCGACTCTTTTGCATTCAAAGCCAAAATGGTTGCATCGCATGTCTGATGCGATAGCTATATATCCAACATTTAGAGCTTCATAACTGGTAAATGAGAGGAACTCAAAACATAGGCCCTGACTACCGCTAAGTAACAACCAACAAGCAAAACAAGcatttgttcttgttcttgccAGATCTGGATGAACCTTTTAAATGGTTCAAGTTGATTAACATGACACGGATACTACAAACCTCATCACTCTATTCATAACTACAAATCTAATGGTGACAGCAGATCtgatatagaaaagaaaaaccaGCATATTAATATGAATATGTATTCAATGTTATCCAACTATTTGAATGCAAGACGGCTTAGAGTCCAATGTAATCAAGGAACAAGACATCTAATTTCAACAGAATAGACATGGGGCTGAAATGAGAGatgaaaaaaacaaagtaaTCCTGGTTCAAATTATATCACAAAAAAGAGCTAACCTTCCTGCACTGAATATAGATCTATTATCATCTTCGACATGACCAAATGGGGAACACCATTGATCTTAACTAgagagacaaaagaaaaatatatgaaaaatcagaaaactaaAACATGATCCATAGTCATCCTTTGATCTAAACACAAAAATTCGCTATTCTGAGCCAAAGAGTGAGATTTAATCGTACCTAATGACCTCGTCCATTGACATTTTGTTTAGATCTTTAGAGGAATTCATCCAGTGATTAAAGGAGAAGCTTTTGATAGAAAATTTCCAAACACTAATTTTAGTCAATTTGCACTCAGAACACAGAATGCTAATTGCCTCTGAATTCTTCAATTGACAGAATGCCGGATAGAAACAATTTAATGACTTTAACGGCAATTTAtctttcccattttcagttcttAACATATATGACCGTAGAAAACGACAGACATTATTTATCAGTGAGTTTCTGGATAGTATGCATGTACCTTATCCTAGTAAAGAACCTACCAAATGAGAATCATTGTACAGGCCAGCACCTGATTCTCAAGGCCGCACCAAATTTTAATGCATTCCAGTGTTAATTTTGTGCTTACATCTAAAACTACATCGTTTTACATGTCTATTTGGTTTTGGCTGTAAGTAAGAACACATACAGCACTAAGAAATACCACTAGATATAACATTTCTGAAGCAGCTAGTAAGCAAGTTCCAAAGTCTAAACATAGAAGATTGCAGATAATCAACACTTCTAAGAATCGACATCACCTCATATGGTAAGAGATATATAACACCAAACATCACAACCAGCTAAAACTAACACTAAATTTACAGTACCAACTCCTATAGGTACAAACCCTCTACCTAGGCAAACCTCCCTGGTTCATTAACCCCTATAGACAAGCTAGCTGCACTCTATATGAGATTGTATCTAATACATGAAGATCAGAATGAAAACATTAATCTGTAGAGCAATGTTCCTAAACCtcaacaaatttttttaatgaaaactTAATCATTCTATAGCTGCTTTAACTCACAAATCAAGCAATCAGATCTAAGAATAGGGTGGCACAATTTCTTACTAATAATTGGCCATTCAATTATCAACATTATGTGCGGTAAGATGAAAAATTACAAATCCCAAAGGTAACAGTATGATAACAGATAACAAGAGAAGATCTTTACAATTCTCTGTGAAATGACGAAACTAGAGAGTAGCATACCACTGCAACCTCTCTGCACTGCCACATCATTTATGATAATTGTTTTCTATACTATCTTTACTATTCCGTACTAGCAACTGCAAAAGAATCAGCTACCTATTAACCTACTTATCTCAGTTCCAGCATGAAATAATGTGAATATAAACTACAACAATGAACCATAGAGGGAGTTACGGCTTTGTTGTCATTTATTGCCCTCAGCAGCTGGCTCCTGAGCAGCTTGAGCAGCTGCAGCAGCACTCATTATAGAGTCAAACTTTTCAGACTTCTCCAGCACAATCTCAATctgaaaaccaaaagaaatggAGATATCAGAAGTCaaatggaatatatatatatatatgctatgttCGATCCACCTTCACTTAAAAAAACATACCTTAGCCTTCTGCACCAGACGACCCTTGTTGTCGTCCCTCATGCCAACCGTAGATGTAGACACCTCTGTACAATACCAAAATGAAGACAACCAAATCAGATACCTCCATGATCTCATTCCATTCTTTTGGAAATAGGAAGACAAATGTCTTACTCTTTTCAATAGCCAGTCCATTGTTCTTCAAAATCTCAGCAATAGTGACAACAGTAGTGATTGCTGTTGAAAAACAAGTACAGGATATAAGCAAGACTGACAGCTTTCAagcaacaaaaatgaaaatcaTCCTCATCACACTAGCAATTCACCAAATCCAATTTCAACAAATTAGACTAATAATGTTGAGTTACAAAACATTCTCTTTTTTTCCTGCAACATTTCTtagcaaaaaaataaatacataaataAATGATTCCGAAAATGTACCCATTCCCAATGCAGAGAGCTCAACCTCATTGTGCTGCTCTATATACCTCTGCATCAAAGGAAAAACTACGTAAAGACGAAATGTAGATCCAGAAAACATGGACTATAAGCAAACATTCCCATCTTGAATCTACTAAAATCATCCAATAACAAATCAAGAAAATGGCAAACAAATCTTTTGTCTGTTTCATTCTTTTGCTTCAAAAAGGCCTTAAAGCATAAGATATATCCAtctttttttcagtttttccaAAATCTGATTTGTACATTTCCCATCAGGAACCTATAGGCATAAACCAAACTCATAAAGCTCTGAAATATTTATTAACTACACTTTGGTAAAAGTGTAAGTTCATCATCATGTAACCCAGCATTTGATTCCATATAATCAAACACTCAAGATTTGTTAATCCAAACAAAATGAGAAAATGCATGACCTAATCCAAAACAAATTATGTTCCATGCCAATCCGAAAGGCAAAGGTGACTCCATTAATTAATTTCTTCATATTCCCCACAACTTATTTACACAAAAGATGAAACATTGATTCACTACATACCTTAGCAAGATTGACGTAGAAGAAGAGCGGCTTCTTGGTATTGGAAACTTGAATTCTGTTCTTCTTCTGCTGCTCTCCTATGGCCTGGGTCTGGGTCTGGGTCTGGGTCTGAGTCTGGGTCTGGACCTGGACCTGGGGCTGAGCCTGAGCCTGAGCCTGGGCCTGCGGTGGTGGTACGGCTGCAACCCTCGCTACCTGAACCGACgccattctctcttctcttaacCACGATCAGTCTCTGAATTATGATCGGGAATTCGGTTACGGGTGAAAGGTTTATAATGGCGGGAGTATTGGCGGAAGACCCTATAGGGAGTGGACGCGTGCTGGTTTATGATTGGTAAGTGGACCGAGTCACTCTATTGGGGCAGTTTGGATCCGAAGTCGCAGGTGCCGGGGTACATTGCTAAATTACGTTGTTTTCTTTAGACAAAAAAAGGATCACGTACTCCCACACTAAATTTGATTCCAGAGGTTGGAATGGTTTTGTGAAGATTAGAAGTAAGTTGTTCGTGATCTAGCAATGCCAtgattacaaaaaaaaactgCAAGATCAAACAATGTTGATGATTTAGGGCGACAAAGTTTGAAGGCCGGAACTAGTCAAGAAAAGTGTCTTCTATACTGGTCTGATCCGGCCAGTCACGCACGATCTAGAATGAAGCCGTGCCTGAAAGCCAAAACACGGCCGGTATGAAAAGCGGAGACGGGTGaggaaaagagagaggaagtTTCTCTACATTAGCTAAATATGAAATGATGCATTTTTGTATACAACCCAATACCAATTTCATGCACTAGAGAGGTGAAATGGTCCTTTTTGAAAATAGGAAAACATGATTAGTTTTGAAATTTCATCTACAAATTCTTTCATGAAGCCAGTTTTGCAATTTGTCTTGAAGTACCCAAAAGTGGCCGAGCATAGGTAACAATTTTTTACAATGTCAGGACAACCAAGGGAAAGGTGAAATGAGAAAATGAACCTCCTTTTTCTTAGACActtaaattgaaattaaaaaaatgcacATCTCATAATCCAAATCGAATAAATTTGTGTTGGTTAGTTTTCCTAACAGAGCATCTGTTTTCAATAAAGCATCGAGGACAGCCCGAAGTTAGAATCTTCAGAATGTTACCGCTTTGACCACCACTAGGAATCTAAATTCACTGATGCTTCTCCGATGGACTTATCTATTATACTTTGAGCTTAGCCCTTGCATTAATAGCCAGAAAATGGATAAAGGACTCCAAAATCACCATCATTTTCATGCCAAATTGTTTGATAGAAGACAGTAAGCAGTGAAGCGTTTGTACACAATAATCTGAAACTGAAAAAGGAGGGAGGGGAATTTGAAAGGCCTGTTTGGTATTTCAGTGCATACGAGTTGTGCCCTATCAATGTCATGAATC
This region includes:
- the LOC133722275 gene encoding uncharacterized protein At2g34160-like; protein product: MASVQVARVAAVPPPQAQAQAQAQPQVQVQTQTQTQTQTQTQAIGEQQKKNRIQVSNTKKPLFFYVNLAKRYIEQHNEVELSALGMAITTVVTIAEILKNNGLAIEKKVSTSTVGMRDDNKGRLVQKAKIEIVLEKSEKFDSIMSAAAAAQAAQEPAAEGNK